In Alosa sapidissima isolate fAloSap1 chromosome 4, fAloSap1.pri, whole genome shotgun sequence, the following are encoded in one genomic region:
- the LOC121706933 gene encoding WD repeat-containing protein 53-like, translated as MVSGYIACYVSVHHPIVDRWSDFVVLSSCVQTIKPADIATVRKLGKPPHLIMRIMDAVLILSPAAPGLLYVPHGEAVSVLDPRNLKEPVEHLSGIGEDEINGLSFNDTGTMLAAGDDSGAVRIVEVQNGKVVRTLRRHTNICSSVAFRPQRPQSLVSAGLDMQVLLWNLQKTRPLWAVDLQDSHEQAEQAGRPGQLFNPPLAHCPSRSHLDHQGALQGHSQGASQAHFVHFLPHPYWLLSAGNDGLVALWDVSAHARPPEAKASNSSRPPASRRKARIRPKGRRPPATATPLGEEHAGPGTQESTGPALSFTHTDKVNWVCPALLQGTPSVVVADQSADLYVYPLTL; from the exons ATGGTCAGTGGTTATATTGCGTGCTATGTCAGTGTGCACCATCCCATTGTAGATCGCTGGTCTGATTTCGTTGTTTTGTCGTCCTGTGTCCAGACTATAAAGCCGGCGGACATCGCCACAGTGCGGAAGCTGGGGAAGCCGCCTCACCTGATCATGCGCATCATGGACGCAGTGCTGATCCTCTCCCCAGCGGCGCCCGGCCTCCTGTACGTACCGCACGGGGAGGCGGTGAGTGTGTTGGACCCCAGGAACCTGAAAGAGCCCGTAGAGCATCTGAGCGGAATCGGTGAAGATGAGATTAACGGGCTGTCGTTCAACGATACGGGCACCATGCTGGCTGCGGGTGACGACTCGGGCGCCGTGAGGATCGTGGAGGTGCAGAACGGGAAAGTTGTCCGCACGCtgcgcagacacacaaacatctgcTCATCTGTCGCCTTCCGACCGCAAAGACCGCAAAGCCTGGTGTCTGCTGGACTCGACATGcag gtgctGCTGTGGAACCTGCAGAAGACTCGGCCGCTGTGGGCAGTGGACCTGCAGGACTCCCATGAGCAGGCGGAACAGGCGGGTCGTCCCGGTCAGCTGTTCAACCCCCCGCTGGCCCACTGCCCATCCA GGTCTCATCTGGACCACCAGGGGGCGCTACAGGGCCACAGCCAGGGCGCCTCGCAGGCCCACTTCGTCCACTTCCTGCCGCACCCCTACTGGCTGCTCTCCGCCGGCAACGACGGCCTGGTGGCCCTGTGGGACGTCAGCGCTCACGCGCGCCCCCCGGAGGCCAAGGCCAGCAACAGCAGCCGACCGCCAGCCAGCCGCAGGAAAGCCAGAATCAGGCCGAAGGGCCGACGCCCACCAGCCACAGCCACGCCCCTGGGGGAGGAGCATGCAG gccCAGGGACACAGGAGAGTACCGGACCCGCTCTCAGCttcacacacacggacaaagTGAACTGGGTCTGCCCCGCCCTGCTCCAGGGCACACCCAGCGTGGTGGTGGCCGACCAGAGCGCCGATCTATACGTGTACCCCCTGACCCTCTAG
- the LOC121706371 gene encoding alpha-2-macroglobulin-like protein 1: protein MALTRILIAGGLLLCLYTLCSSTATAEPSFLVTFPAQMRSASEAKLCASLQSPNETLHMSIYLTTGDEKKMLHQETSDTDFHRCVHFQAPSVNKDSVQSIKVEVQGRTSHWTSESRVKFRPKPDPVTFIQTDKPIYSPGQTVHFRVVTMDTEFIPLQQKYSLVTLQDHRGNTIGQWLNVSSERKMLQLSHALNPEATQGYYMLSVTGEQGTGSHQFQVKQYVLPKFDVTLNSPESVSVGAAEIRLQACAKYTFGAPVPGKATLSLCRETDIRGFGGDDVDPTQSVCWEELVEMDKSGCGCYVFYMATFTQQDLNQKLRDILIFKATVVEEGTGISRSEVKNIDLDFSLGKLSFVDTPNVIEDGAVMEGKIKATHYNDTGIAGRMVHLFKGPRWNAELLLNLTTDSVGVAQFSLNTAPFPGDFELFASLTTDTNTYRPYNTPYYDSASKSVSRLRTASPDSASSSSLAIIDDKIDDALQCGKDVPITIKYTFTGETFNADSVDVIYMVLSRGQIVHHGFAEASVKGSPPVTLGEVSFQLSVSAEMAPSVQVLAYCVLPSETVLADSKTFSTEKCFINKVSVQFFPPKAVPGEKSSLQLSAQPGSLCGLSAVDQSIFILEPGKRLNADKVFDLFPPMDSFVDYEVEDPVECLKVRPRRSLYYPPGLSATDAFAAFQRLGLKAVTNLVLRTPDCLLYRGETYHKGFGYPYPKVAFGVAGNAAPDAPVPESVGVTVRTIFPETWIWDLAEVGGSGETQVPLTVPDTITTWEMEAFCLSPQGFGLAPPVQLTVFQPFFLELSLPYSIIRGETFELKATVFNYLPKCIMVTVTPTPSSDFTLTPSSDGQYSSCLCADGRKTFKWTLVPSVLGEMSVTVSAAAEPSRTLCGNEVVTVPERGRVDAVTRSLKVKAEGTEKARSFSWLLCPKGGALTEEVELTLPGDVVKGSARASVSVLGDILGRALKNIDSLLQMPYGCGEQNMAVLSPNIYILQYLQNTGQLTADIKEKATNFLKSGYQRQLNYKHPNGAYSTFGTGDGNTWLTAFVLRSFGKAKSFVYIDPKVITDASTWLGGNLRPDGVFNMQGKLFNNRMKGGVSDDVTITAYIAASMLELNMSTVTQETMRFLKSSASDRSNTYTTALLAYTFSLAGEADLRAELLKHLDSVATSAGSLLHWSQSSSEQADSLAVETSAYVLLAVLTKPALTAADLGYASRIVNWLVKQQNPYGGFSSTQDTVVALQALALYATKVFSPHGSGTVTVRSAGGDTHQFDVNQHNTLLYQERALRHVPGKYSVDVKGSACASVGVALFYNIPTPSKHSTLSIKTQAKPLTEGQCNKADGQQAFSLHITVQYNGPLQSTNMVIIDVKILSGFTADAEKLQGSMFVDRVDRKDDHILVYLSEVRKDIPVDYELTIQQDLPVTNLKPAGVKVYDYYQTSDQAEAEYSSPCAGQGTAEGRGH, encoded by the exons GTCGTTCCTGGTGACCTTCCCTGCCCAGATGAGGTCAGCATCCGAAGCCAAACTGTGTGCCAGCCTCCAGAGTCCTAACGAGACTCTGCACATGTCCATATATCTGACCACCGGAGACGAGAAGAAGATGCTGCACCAGGAGACGTCAGACACAGACTTCCACCGCTGCGTCCACTTCCAG GCCCCATCGGTAAATAAAGACTCTGTGCAGAGTATCAAAGTAGAGGTCCAAGGTCGTACATCTCACTGGACTTCAGAGAGTCGGGTGAAGTTCAGGCCAAAACCTGATCCTGTGACCTTCATCCAGACAGATAAACCCATATACAGTCCAGGCCAAACAG TGCATTTCAGAGTGGTTACCATGGATACGGAATTCATTCCCCTTCAGCAGAAG TACAGCCTGGTGACACTTCAG GATCACCGTGGCAACACCATTGGCCAGTGGCTGAACGTGTCGTCGGAGCGTAAGATGCTGCAGCTGTCTCACGCCCTCAACCCAGAGGCTACCCAGGGCTACTACATGCTGTCTGTGACCGGAGAGCAGGGTACAGGGTCTCATCAGTTTCAAGTGAAACAATATg TTTTACCCAAGTTTGACGTGACTCTCAACAGCCCAGAGTCAGTGAGTGTGGGAGCAGCAGAGATCCGACTGCAAGCATGTGCCAA GTACACGTTTGGGGCGCCTGTGCCAGGGAAGGCTACTCTGTCTTTGTGTCGAGAGACGGATATCCGAGGATTTGGAGGCGATGACGTTGATCCCACACAATCAGTATGTTGGGAAGAACTGGTGGAG ATGGACAAGTCTGGCTGTGGCTGTTATGTATTCTATATGGCAACATTTACACAGCAAGACTTGAACCAAAAACTGAGGGATATTCTAATATTCAAGGCCACAGTAGTTGAAGAAGGAACAG GTATCAGTCGTTCAGAGGTCAAAAACATAGATTTGGACTTCTCTCTTGGGAAACTCTCCTTTGTTGATACACCAAACGTAATTGAGGACGGGGCAGTTATGGAGGGCAAG ATCAAAGCGACCCATTACAATGACACTGGCATCGCTGGGAGGATGGTCCATCTGTTCAAAGGTCCGAGATGGAATGCAGAACTTCTGCTGAACCTGACCACAGACTCCGTTGGAGTGGCCCAGTTCTCTCTCAACACAGCTCCTTTCCCAGGGGACTTTGAGCTCTTT GCCAGCCTAACTAcagacaccaacacatacaGACCATATAACACCCCATACTATGACTCGGCATCAAAGTCTGTGTCCAGATTAAGAACAGCATCTCCAGACTCGGCGTCCTCCAGCTCTCTGGCCATAATAGATGACAAAATAGATGATGCTCTTCAGTGTGGCAAAGACGTACCCATCACCATTAAGTACACCTTCACTGGGGAGACTTTCAACGCAGACTCTGTGGATGTCATTTATATG GTTTTATCAAGAGGACAGATTGTTCATCATGGTTTTGCTGAAGCTTCAGTGAAGGGTTCTCCACCAGTAACTCTGGGTGAGGTTTCCTTCCAGTTGTCCGTCAGTGCTGAGATGGCCCCCTCAGTGCAGGTCCTGGCCTACTGTGTCTTACCCAGTGAGACGGTTCTGGCTGACAGCAAAACCTTCTCAACGGAGAAGTGCTTCATAAACAAG GTGTCGGTGCAGTTCTTCCCCCCTAAAGCGGTTCCTGGAGAGAAGAGCTCCCTGCAGCTGTCCGCCCAGCCTGGCTCTCTCTGCGGCCTCAGCGCTGTGGATCAGAGCATCTTCATCCTGGAACCTGGGAAACGCCTGAACGCTGACAAG GTTTTTGATCTGTTCCCGCCGATGGACTCATTTGTGGATTATGAAGTTGAAGATCCAGTAGAGTGTCTGAAAGTGAGACCGCGGCGATCTTTGTACTATCCTCCGGGACTCTCTGCAACTGATGCCTTTGCAGCTTTCCAG AGGTTGGGGCTGAAGGCTGTAACTAACCTGGTTTTGCGGACACCAGACTGCTTACTGTACCGGGGGGAGACGTACCACAAGGGATTCG GGTATCCGTATCCCAAGGTGGCCTTTGGAGTTGCTGGAAATGCTGCACCAGATGCTCCAGTGCCGGAAAGTGTTGGTGTGACTGTTCGTACAATCTTCCCTGAGACGTGGATCTGGGACCTGGCAGAGGTCGG GGGGTCTGGAGAAACACAagtccctctcactgtccctgacACCATCACCACCTGGGAGATGGAGGCGTTCTGCCTGTCCCCCCAGGGCTTCGGTCTGGCCCCACCAGTTCAGCTCACAGTGTTCCAGCCCTTCTTCCTCGAGCTCTCCCTGCCCTACTCCATCATCCGTGGAGAGACCTTTGAGCTCAAAGCAACAGTTTTCAACTACCTGCCCAAGTGCATCATG GTCACAGTGACTCCAACCCCTTCATCAGACTTCACTCTGACCCCCTCCTCTGATGGCCAGTACTcctcctgtctgtgtgcagaTGGGAGAAAAACCTTCAAATGGACGCTAGTGCCCTCTGTACTCG GAGAGATGAGCGTGACTGTGAGTGCGGCCGCTGAGCCGTCTCGGACTCTGTGTGGCAATGAAGTGGTGACCGTCCCAGAGAGAGGCCGCGTAGACGCAGTCACTCGCTCCCTCAAGGTCAAG GCGGAAGGAACCGAGAAGGCAAGAAGTTTCAGCTGGCTCTTATGTCCAAAGG GGGGCGCCCTGACGGAGGAGGTGGAGCTGACACTCCCAGGGGATGTAGTTAAGGGATCAGCCAGagcctctgtgtctgtgctag GAGACATCTTAGGTCGTGCTCTGAAGAACATCGACAGCCTCCTGCAGATGCCTTATGGTTGTGGGGAGCAAAATATGGCCGTCCTCTCCCCAAATATCTACATTCTGCAGTACCTGCAGAACACTGGCCAGCTCACTGCAGACATTAAGGAGAAGGCCACCAACTTCCTCAAAAGCG GATACCAGAGGCAGCTGAACTATAAGCATCCTAATGGAGCATACAGCACGTTTGGAACAGGAGATGGAAACACATG GCTCACTGCATTTGTGTTGAGGTCGTTTGGAAAAGCAAAGTCCTTTGTCTACATTGATCCAAAAGTTATAACGGATGCGAGCACTTGGCTTGGAGGAAACCTTCGACCAGATGGTGTTTTCAATATGCAGGGGAAACTCTTCAACAACAGAATGAAG GGGGGTGTAAGCGATGATGTAACAATAACAGCTTACATCGCTGCATCAATGCTTGAGCTGAATATGAGCACTGTTACG CAAGAAACCATGAGGTTCCTGAAGTCCTCCGCCAGTGACCGCTCCAACACCTACACCACCGCTCTGCTGGCCTACACCTTCAGCCTCGCTGGGGAAGCAGACCTCCGAGCTGAGCTGCTGAAACACTTGGACAGCGTAGCGACCTCTGCTG GGAGTCTCCTGCACTGGTCTCAGTCCTCATCAGAGCAAGCTGATTCCCTGGCAGTGGAGACGAGTGCTTATGTGCTGTTAGCTGTTCTCACCAAACCCGCCCTGACGGCTGCAGACCTGGGCTATGCTTCCAGGATCGTCAACTGGCTGGTGAAGCAGCAGAATCCGTATGGAGGCTTCTCTTCCACACAG gACACGGTGGTGGCACTGCAGGCTCTGGCTCTGTATGCCACCAAGGTCTTCAGCCCACATGGCTCCGGCACAGTGACCGTGCGGTCAGCAGGGGGCGACACACACCAGTTTGATGTGAACCAGCACAACACACTGCTGTACCAGGAGAGGGCGCTGCGCCACGTTCCTGGGAAGTACAGCGTGGACGTGAAGGGCTCTGCATGCGCTTCTGTGGGG GTCGCTCTCTTCTACAACATCCCCACTCCCAGTAAACATTCAACCCTGAGCATTAAGACTCAAGCCAAGCCTCTGACTGAGGGACAGTGCAACAAGGCCGATGGGCAACAGGCCTTCAGCCTCCACATCACagtcca ATATAACGGACCACTGCAGAGCACGAACATGGTGATAATAGATGTGAAAATCTTATCTGGCTTCACTGCTGACGCTGAAAAA cttcagGGCAGCATGTTTGTGGACCGAGTTGACAGGAAAGATGACCACATCCTTGTGTATCTGTCAGAG GTTCGAAAGGATATACCTGTTGACTACGAACTGACCATCCAACAGGATTTGCCAGTCACCAACCTGAAGCCAGCAGGGGTCAAGGTGTATGACTACTACCAGACCA gTGACCAAGCTGAGGCTGAGTACTCCTCCCCTTGTGCAG GTCAGGGGACAGCAGAAGGAAGAGGTCATTAA